One region of Choristoneura fumiferana chromosome 3, NRCan_CFum_1, whole genome shotgun sequence genomic DNA includes:
- the LOC141426291 gene encoding uncharacterized protein, protein MSPLARSLLALAAAALLHGACAIPDPHCTTASGGWDGDFDIHVLDFHLDQSDSLTDLPSDRCPWYADQVGVVVRACDPYGAAPLLELQDGGRRVHVTCSWTDGQQCPDGIDVSVQQNCR, encoded by the exons ATGTCcccgctcgctcgctcgctgctcgcgctcgccgccgccgcgctgctgcaCGGCGCATGCGCGATCCCAGACCCACATTGCACTACAGCTAGTGGAG gATGGGATGGAGATTTCGATATACATGTCCTGGACTTTCATTTGGATCAGTCAGATAGCCTCACTGACCTGCCTTCTGAT AGGTGTCCCTGGTACGCTGATCAGGTGGGCGTGGTGGTCCGGGCGTGCGACCCGTACGGCGCGGCGCCGCTCCTCGAGCTGCAGGACGGCGGCCGGCGCGTGCACGTCACGTGCTCGTGGACCGACGGCCAGCAGTGCCCCGACGGCATCGACGTGAGCGTCCAACAAAATTGCCGTTGA